A window of Nitrospinaceae bacterium genomic DNA:
TGCTACGACACATTGAATGTGTCTCCCGATTCGAAATGGCAGGAAATAAAAAAGGCTTACCATTTCCTCGCCAAAAAATATCATCCTGACGTTCAACCGAAACGCCCGGGGTCCGAGTCAAAATTTCGAAGAATCACCCAGGCATTCAAGCTTCTGGAAACGCGCTACAGAATGGAAAGCTTTGAAAAGGCAAATGGAAAGCAAACAAAATCCCCGCCTTTTAGTAAACGCCAATCCTCTCCGAAAAATCAGGATGAACCCGTGGCTGCAGTTCCACTGGAAAAAACACCAACTCTATTGCACACCCATAAGAAAACCGTCCCTGGGGAAAAGAGGGGTTTCACCGGGAATTTAAAGCATTTTGGTCAAAGTCTTTTCAAACTGGAAAAGAAAGTTTTTTTGCTCGACTTAAAGCAGAATATCTATTTGAAGAAACGTCTTGTCAATAAGGCCAATATCGTTCGGATAAAAAGGGGAAAGGATAATTTTCAGGTAAGAATCCCACCGGGACCTTGGACATGCATGTTCATTCGCATTCCCAACAAGGGAAACAAAAGCTTATTCTCCAACAAGCGCGGAGATCTGCTTCTAAATATAACCGTTCCAGAGATGGATTTTTTCACGCCCACGAATCCCAACTTCTATTATAAGGTCAGAATTCCAAGAGAACGTTTAGAAGCAAACAAGGCATGGATCTTAAAATCCACACGCGGGCCGATACGATTCACTCTGCCAGAAAATACAGAGGACGGACAGAAGTTCACGTTAAAGTCCAGCGCATCAAAAAGCGAGCCGTCGGAATCAAGTCACATCATCACTGTCCATCTGGTTTAGATAACGCCGCCAGCCACGAAAACACCTTAGCCCCAATAAGCGATTCCACGCCGGATGGATCTAGATATTCCCCTGCGAATGGTTTACCTCAAATAAAATTGAGCGCCAATACAAGAAAAAGACATATTCCTGCAAACCCAAAGTTTTCCTCAAACAAAAAACCAACAGCAAGCATCAAAAATATTAAAGAAAGAACAATAGAAACGAATCGACCGAGCTTTTGATTTCTCAGAAGGACCCGTTCTCTTCGAAACTCTTGATACACTGCGACGGTTCCCAAGTCACCGCAATTTGCACATTGCCGCTCCTTGGCGGAAAATTTTTCCCCACATTCCTGACATGTAATGAGTTTCATAAAAAACTCCTGTTCAGCCACCTCCCCATCCCCCTCAATGGCAAACCCTGCTCGCACCATCATAAACCCAGACCTATTTTCACCAAAGACTTTATAAAGTTTTTTTACAAAAATTTAAAACCTCAATTTTCGAAGCGCCGATACAGGCATATTTTTCTTCTTACCGAATACTGAAAATAGATGGTTTTCGGGAGTGCGAAAATAGACTCAAGCCCATATAATCCAATCCTCTAATTTGTATCCATTTGTTAAAACCTCAACCCTGATCCGTCCACAAAATAAGTCACCCCGCACGCCACAAAACCCATCATTTCCAAACCTGGAAAAGGCAGTTCATTTAACGTGCACCTTTTCAATCCTTTTAAATAATTCAAACGGAAAGTCCTTTTAGGCATCAAGCTTGCTTGGGCATAAATATGAGATCGTCGATTGATTCAGATCACAAATTTTTGTGACCGACCCCTTCTCCATTTAAAACATATTTTAATACCCTGAATGAGGAAAAGAATGTTCTCGGTAAAAACCGATCAAATAAAACACACGCATTCTTGGAGGTGCAATATGTTTATTGCTACCAGAAAACAGATTTTCATAATACTTTTGTCACTTGCTTTGATCCCTGGGCTTGCCTTCGCATCTGAACAGAGCGACCGCCTGCCCGATTTACCAAATATGATCGTAGAAGATGATGCTTTGGAAACCGATAATTCGCCCGAACCACTTTATATATTTGAGGACCAGAGCACTCTCACCATGAGTGAAGACACGGTCATCACGATTGATACCCGCATCTACCCTTCAGGCAAAAACAGTCCGGAAACAATCATCACTGTTTTATATGGTTGGGTCCGCTTAAAGGGCGCAAAGGGAATGGACAATGAGGGCCTGTTTAAAATTGTCACGCCCAGCGCCACCGCGGGAGGGCGCGAGACGGATTTTTCCGCCGTAGTGGACTCAAAAGGCAAAACAACTTTTATGGTGACGGAGGGTCAAATTTCAACTCACCCGAAACTGTCAAAAGCTAACAACAGCCAGCCTTTTCAGGTTTCATCCGGTGAAGCGCAGGATTTTTATCCAGACGGATCTCACTCGACCGTTAGAAAGCTTATTCGTTGGTAAAATGGAAGTGTAAACTTTTTATTGTGGAGGTCACCACGGGGGGCCCGGTTAACGCACGCCCCCCACGGCGCACCTTACACGCCGTAGTTTCAGACCCCGTAAAGCTCTAAGGATTCCATTGTTCCATCCGGTAGGCGCTGTCCCAGAACATCCAT
This region includes:
- the cbpA gene encoding cytochrome c biogenesis protein; amino-acid sequence: MSHQGTGLMKLTECYDTLNVSPDSKWQEIKKAYHFLAKKYHPDVQPKRPGSESKFRRITQAFKLLETRYRMESFEKANGKQTKSPPFSKRQSSPKNQDEPVAAVPLEKTPTLLHTHKKTVPGEKRGFTGNLKHFGQSLFKLEKKVFLLDLKQNIYLKKRLVNKANIVRIKRGKDNFQVRIPPGPWTCMFIRIPNKGNKSLFSNKRGDLLLNITVPEMDFFTPTNPNFYYKVRIPRERLEANKAWILKSTRGPIRFTLPENTEDGQKFTLKSSASKSEPSESSHIITVHLV